Proteins encoded in a region of the Bacillus methanolicus genome:
- the tnpA gene encoding IS66 family insertion sequence element accessory protein TnpA encodes MSKAELRKEWELRIADFRNSGQTQSKWCADNNVKLHQLKYWLRKIENTNRISTPSSKWVSVTMDEQYSESKNTIQITIGQASIEVKPGFDPSFLADVVRTLRSLC; translated from the coding sequence ATGTCAAAAGCAGAATTGCGAAAAGAATGGGAACTTCGGATCGCCGATTTTAGGAATAGTGGACAGACCCAATCCAAATGGTGTGCAGACAATAATGTGAAACTTCATCAATTAAAATATTGGCTTAGAAAAATTGAAAACACGAATCGGATCTCAACACCGTCATCTAAATGGGTTTCAGTCACAATGGATGAACAATATAGCGAATCAAAAAACACCATACAGATTACTATAGGGCAAGCATCCATAGAGGTGAAACCAGGCTTCGACCCATCTTTCCTTGCGGATGTCGTAAGGACGTTGAGGTCGCTATGTTAA
- a CDS encoding DUF4183 domain-containing protein, with protein sequence MALQLMKLQVTASTTTNVDPESSKFFHVTGAETAAGTTLTIDAASFFLDDGTPATSLPPLATDNSYFTVTINGVLQMDGLSTYTPGATTVGSLAIAVPAGGDSILAGTPIVLEVVSFTPSASTTVET encoded by the coding sequence TTGGCATTACAACTTATGAAACTTCAAGTGACGGCTTCGACTACAACTAATGTTGATCCTGAATCTTCAAAATTTTTTCATGTAACAGGAGCTGAAACAGCTGCTGGAACTACATTAACAATTGATGCCGCTAGTTTTTTCTTGGATGATGGTACACCAGCTACTTCTCTTCCTCCATTAGCAACGGATAACAGTTACTTCACTGTGACCATAAACGGTGTTTTACAAATGGATGGACTTTCAACGTATACACCTGGAGCTACTACTGTTGGATCACTTGCTATCGCTGTACCAGCAGGTGGAGACTCAATACTAGCGGGTACACCTATTGTATTAGAAGTAGTCAGCTTCACTCCGAGCGCTTCTACAACTGTCGAAACATAG
- the tnpC gene encoding IS66 family transposase — translation MKKTTKTLTQPTEYFQKRCESLEKQVAELTAKLKWYEEQFRLSQKRRFGSSSEKTHADQLELSLFNEAEVEAASVLEEPASETITYRRRKKRGQRESMLEDLPTETVEYRLSAEEQVCSCCGGSLHEMSTEVRQEIKVIPAEVKVVKHVRYVYACRRCEHEEINTPIVTASMPEPVYPGSLASPSSMAYVMCQKYVEGLPLYRQEKQFERLGFTLSRQTMANWMIYGADQWLRLIYDRMKDHLLKQDILHADETTLQVLHEPGRKATSTSYMWLYRTGREGPPITLYDYQQTRGKEHPRKFLNGFKGYLHVDGYSGYQGLPHVTLVGCWAHARRKFDEALKALPASKQPAPVAAKEGLDFCNRLFAIERDLKDSTPEERYQSRLERSQPVLEAFSAWLKTQQPKVLPKSALGQAIQYCLNQWDKLVGFLKDGRLEIDNNRSERSIKPFVIGRKNWLFANTTRGARASATIYSLIETAKENNLNPFTYLTYLFEKLPNMDTKDKDALDQLMPWSSTIPLVCRVFKKNT, via the coding sequence ATGAAAAAGACAACGAAAACACTCACCCAACCAACTGAATATTTTCAAAAGCGTTGTGAATCTCTTGAAAAGCAAGTGGCTGAACTTACTGCGAAACTGAAATGGTATGAGGAGCAGTTTCGCCTCAGCCAAAAAAGACGATTTGGCTCTTCAAGTGAAAAAACACATGCCGATCAATTAGAGCTTTCGCTCTTTAATGAAGCAGAGGTAGAAGCAGCCTCCGTTTTAGAGGAGCCTGCTTCTGAAACCATTACCTACCGTCGTCGTAAAAAACGTGGTCAACGTGAATCGATGCTGGAAGACCTGCCTACGGAAACGGTTGAATACCGTCTTTCCGCAGAAGAGCAGGTTTGTTCGTGTTGCGGTGGATCTTTACATGAAATGAGCACGGAAGTGCGTCAAGAAATCAAAGTCATTCCGGCTGAAGTAAAAGTGGTAAAGCATGTCCGTTATGTCTACGCCTGCCGCCGTTGTGAACATGAGGAGATCAATACCCCAATTGTGACAGCGTCTATGCCGGAGCCTGTCTATCCGGGCAGCTTAGCTTCCCCTTCAAGCATGGCGTATGTGATGTGCCAAAAATATGTGGAAGGGCTGCCTCTTTATCGACAAGAAAAGCAGTTTGAACGACTTGGGTTTACTTTATCCCGGCAGACAATGGCGAACTGGATGATCTATGGCGCAGATCAGTGGCTGCGTTTAATTTATGATCGGATGAAGGATCATTTACTCAAACAGGATATTCTCCATGCGGATGAAACCACTTTACAGGTGCTCCATGAACCGGGCCGAAAGGCCACATCCACTTCGTATATGTGGCTTTATCGCACAGGAAGAGAAGGTCCGCCGATTACTCTTTATGATTACCAACAGACACGGGGAAAGGAACATCCTCGCAAGTTTCTGAATGGTTTCAAGGGCTACCTTCATGTGGACGGCTACTCGGGTTATCAAGGGCTTCCTCATGTAACCCTGGTCGGTTGTTGGGCGCATGCAAGGCGCAAGTTTGATGAGGCCTTAAAGGCTCTGCCGGCTTCAAAGCAACCAGCTCCGGTAGCTGCCAAGGAAGGGCTCGATTTTTGTAACCGACTTTTTGCGATAGAGCGTGACTTAAAGGATTCAACCCCTGAAGAACGCTATCAAAGTCGTTTGGAACGCAGCCAGCCAGTGCTGGAGGCTTTTTCAGCATGGCTTAAAACTCAACAACCAAAAGTTCTCCCAAAAAGCGCCCTAGGCCAAGCAATCCAATATTGCCTGAACCAATGGGATAAATTAGTGGGCTTTTTAAAAGATGGCCGTTTAGAAATCGATAATAACCGCAGCGAACGTTCGATCAAGCCATTTGTCATTGGCCGGAAAAATTGGCTGTTTGCCAATACCACCCGAGGCGCTAGGGCCAGTGCGACAATATACAGTTTGATTGAGACAGCTAAAGAGAATAACTTAAATCCATTTACCTATCTCACTTATCTCTTTGAGAAATTACCAAACATGGATACCAAAGATAAAGATGCCTTGGATCAATTAATGCCTTGGTCATCAACCATCCCCTTAGTTTGTCGAGTGTTTAAAAAGAATACCTAA
- a CDS encoding IS110 family transposase produces MNYTQNRKISQITPSTLIIGIDIAKDKHVARAQDDRGIEFGKRLIFENRIHGFQMLLDWVNRHQKENDKNHVIFGVEPTGPYWLNLAYFLTAKGYDFVLVNPMHVKKSKELDDNSPTKNDTKDARVIAQLIKDGRYSVPNLLDGIYAELREGVKIRDQLTQQLAITEGRIQNLIQRYFPEFFDVFGDWEGKAALCTLKLFPFPSQIKEMTPEEILSKWKPFVQRGVGMKRATKLVETAKKSIGIQIGIQFAKREMEYLIDQYELYQTQLEELDQELEALVETIPGAKQMMNISGLGVTTVALFFAEVGDLTKYSHPQQLVNLAGLSLREHSSGKFKGQTRITKRGRSRLRKALYLAIRPLVAHNPTFKALHQYYTKRSERPLKKQQSLIALCCKLLRVLFVIGQKQCEFDGSKLLQGLPQITLQVA; encoded by the coding sequence ATGAATTATACTCAAAATCGAAAAATCTCGCAAATCACACCATCAACATTAATAATCGGCATTGATATTGCCAAAGACAAACACGTGGCACGGGCACAAGACGATCGAGGAATTGAATTTGGAAAACGCTTGATCTTTGAAAATCGCATACATGGTTTCCAAATGCTTTTAGATTGGGTGAATCGACACCAAAAAGAAAATGATAAGAACCATGTGATTTTTGGGGTTGAACCAACCGGGCCTTACTGGTTAAATCTCGCTTATTTTCTTACCGCAAAGGGCTATGACTTTGTGCTAGTCAATCCGATGCATGTAAAGAAAAGCAAAGAGCTTGATGACAACTCTCCAACAAAAAACGATACAAAAGACGCCAGAGTGATTGCACAGCTGATTAAAGACGGCCGATACTCCGTACCAAATCTCTTAGACGGCATTTACGCGGAACTAAGAGAAGGCGTCAAAATAAGAGATCAGCTCACTCAACAGCTTGCCATCACAGAAGGACGTATTCAAAATTTGATTCAACGTTATTTTCCGGAGTTTTTCGATGTTTTCGGGGATTGGGAAGGAAAAGCAGCTCTTTGCACGCTAAAACTGTTTCCATTTCCTTCTCAAATTAAAGAAATGACACCTGAAGAGATTCTCTCAAAGTGGAAGCCATTTGTACAACGAGGAGTTGGAATGAAGCGAGCAACGAAACTAGTGGAAACGGCCAAAAAGAGCATTGGAATTCAAATCGGGATTCAGTTTGCCAAACGTGAAATGGAATATCTGATTGACCAATATGAGCTTTATCAAACGCAGTTGGAAGAGTTGGATCAGGAGCTAGAAGCTCTTGTAGAAACGATCCCAGGTGCTAAGCAAATGATGAATATTTCTGGGTTAGGTGTTACAACAGTCGCTCTATTCTTCGCTGAAGTGGGTGATCTCACAAAGTACAGTCACCCTCAGCAATTAGTTAATCTGGCAGGCCTTTCATTACGTGAGCATAGTTCTGGAAAATTTAAAGGACAAACCAGAATAACGAAACGGGGACGAAGCAGGCTGCGTAAAGCTCTGTACCTAGCGATTCGGCCACTCGTTGCCCATAATCCAACTTTTAAAGCTTTACATCAATACTATACAAAACGATCTGAAAGGCCTTTAAAAAAGCAACAGTCTCTCATCGCTTTGTGTTGTAAGCTATTACGTGTCTTATTTGTCATTGGTCAAAAACAGTGTGAATTTGATGGTTCAAAATTATTGCAAGGCTTGCCTCAAATTACATTACAAGTTGCTTAA
- the tnpB gene encoding IS66 family insertion sequence element accessory protein TnpB (TnpB, as the term is used for proteins encoded by IS66 family insertion elements, is considered an accessory protein, since TnpC, encoded by a neighboring gene, is a DDE family transposase.) — MLNETMITNVYLARGSTDLRKSIDGLAALVKEGFDLDPFSPSYFVFCNRNRDKLKILHWEHNGFWLYYRRLEQGKFQWPTEESDAPLKISRRQLRWLLDGLPLEQRQAHPEVTARTVI; from the coding sequence ATGTTAAACGAAACCATGATCACGAATGTTTATCTCGCTCGAGGGAGCACAGACTTGCGCAAATCCATTGATGGCCTGGCTGCGTTGGTGAAAGAGGGTTTCGATTTAGATCCCTTTTCGCCTAGCTACTTTGTCTTTTGCAATCGCAATCGGGATAAACTGAAAATCCTTCATTGGGAGCACAACGGCTTCTGGCTCTATTATAGACGTTTAGAACAAGGAAAATTTCAATGGCCAACGGAAGAAAGTGATGCACCGCTAAAAATAAGCCGCCGCCAGCTTCGTTGGTTGCTTGATGGGCTTCCGCTTGAACAGCGCCAGGCTCATCCTGAAGTCACCGCAAGGACAGTTATCTAA
- a CDS encoding DUF4183 domain-containing protein: MRKKFVNFHRVCSPPSPPRGCSDIFPSKENPTRPQILKTDTLQYVAISDGSKRIYTNRDGLTEYGNVEILNPNDVSYINLFINAMLQPPILYHVQEGLLVLKSEDVPKKGVPVILQFVTIFQS; encoded by the coding sequence ATGAGAAAGAAATTCGTCAATTTTCATAGGGTTTGTTCTCCTCCAAGCCCACCAAGAGGGTGTTCGGACATTTTTCCAAGCAAGGAAAATCCAACGAGACCGCAAATTTTAAAGACAGACACTTTGCAGTACGTTGCGATCTCTGATGGTAGCAAAAGGATTTATACCAATCGCGATGGGTTAACAGAATATGGAAACGTAGAGATTCTTAATCCTAACGATGTATCTTATATAAACTTATTTATTAATGCTATGCTACAACCTCCTATCCTTTACCATGTACAAGAAGGCCTCCTTGTTCTAAAATCAGAGGATGTTCCAAAGAAAGGTGTGCCAGTTATTCTTCAATTTGTCACCATTTTTCAATCCTAG